The following proteins are encoded in a genomic region of Bradyrhizobium sp. SK17:
- a CDS encoding TonB-dependent siderophore receptor — MSNFKNHKNRFRFWVTTSAVSLGLAGMGALQSNAQQALPPVSVDAPQQRSQAKPIVRPRAVPQRSVRVAPRRPTEPPAPVVTMGSTRTIGAPAPAYAGGQVAQGGTLGLLGSTNGMNVPFSTVNYTSQLIEDQQARTAADTLINDASVRLTTGSNGFDDTFQIRGFTVPAGDVGFNGLYGLVSSSHVPAQIIERIELLKGPGALINGMAPGGSVGGGINIVSKRAPEIPFARLTPIFMSAGNYGLHAETSRRFGENKEWGVRFNGVGRNGEASIDGGNWQSGLGALSLDYRGERLRWTLDAISQNDDTRNFRPQMTIASNVPAIPAPPDARSNWYPGTMLRQRDNTIASGIEYDLTEALTAYAGLGYREGENAQSFPDSRVAGFTSGIDALGNFRLINAYYDSYTKTVSGNVGLRSRFETGFIGHAVNVAFTGYNQEAGNAYVTSGYSVPSNIYNPSPLPVITAARNAPRRASDTTLTSVAVADTMSFLNDAVLVTVGGRHQMVKQDAFSTLTGAMTSSYDAAATTPLAGVVFKPWQNVSLYANYAEGLSQGTIVGPGYSNAGAVLAPFKSTQQEAGVKVDWGNITTTAAVFQIARPSQIRTASNALAYDGEQRNRGVELSAYGLLLPGLRGMASATFLRPELTSPTNPLERGNDAPGVPDKTFSAGLDWDTPWVRGLALNGRVIYTSGSYLTSANLLRFPDWTRVDVGARYATSLNGRPVTIRANIENLFDKRYWLTTGTFVTAASPRTYIVSAAFDF, encoded by the coding sequence GTGAGCAACTTTAAAAACCATAAGAACCGTTTTCGTTTTTGGGTCACGACAAGCGCCGTGTCGTTGGGACTGGCCGGCATGGGAGCCCTCCAAAGCAACGCGCAGCAGGCGTTACCTCCAGTGTCGGTCGATGCGCCGCAACAGCGATCGCAGGCGAAGCCAATCGTGCGGCCCCGTGCCGTGCCTCAGCGTTCCGTCCGCGTCGCGCCGCGGCGGCCGACCGAACCGCCAGCGCCCGTCGTCACGATGGGATCGACCCGGACGATCGGAGCTCCGGCGCCGGCCTATGCCGGCGGTCAAGTGGCCCAGGGTGGAACGCTCGGCCTGCTCGGGAGCACGAACGGCATGAATGTGCCGTTCAGCACCGTCAATTATACCTCTCAACTGATCGAGGATCAGCAGGCGCGGACGGCGGCAGATACGCTGATCAACGATGCGTCGGTCCGGCTCACCACGGGCAGCAACGGGTTCGACGACACGTTCCAGATCCGCGGCTTCACCGTTCCTGCCGGCGACGTCGGTTTCAACGGTCTGTACGGGCTGGTGTCCTCCAGTCACGTGCCGGCGCAGATCATCGAGCGGATCGAACTGCTGAAAGGCCCTGGTGCGCTGATCAACGGCATGGCCCCTGGCGGCAGCGTCGGCGGCGGCATCAACATCGTCAGCAAGCGCGCGCCGGAGATACCTTTCGCGCGCCTGACACCGATCTTCATGAGCGCCGGCAACTACGGTCTCCATGCTGAGACCAGCCGCCGCTTTGGTGAGAACAAGGAGTGGGGCGTCCGGTTCAACGGGGTCGGGCGCAACGGTGAAGCCTCGATCGATGGCGGAAACTGGCAGAGCGGTCTCGGTGCGTTGTCGCTCGACTATCGCGGGGAGCGGTTGCGTTGGACGCTCGATGCCATTTCACAGAATGACGACACCAGGAACTTCCGTCCGCAGATGACCATCGCGTCCAACGTGCCGGCGATTCCCGCGCCGCCCGATGCACGCAGCAACTGGTACCCGGGCACGATGCTTCGGCAGCGGGACAACACGATTGCTTCGGGGATCGAATACGATCTGACCGAAGCGCTCACGGCCTACGCGGGCCTCGGCTATCGCGAGGGCGAGAACGCACAATCGTTTCCCGATTCCCGCGTTGCCGGCTTCACCAGCGGTATCGACGCTCTCGGCAATTTCAGGCTCATCAATGCCTATTACGATTCCTATACCAAGACGGTCAGCGGCAACGTGGGCCTGCGGTCGCGGTTTGAAACGGGATTCATCGGTCATGCGGTCAATGTCGCCTTTACCGGCTACAATCAAGAGGCCGGCAACGCCTATGTGACGTCAGGCTATTCGGTCCCGTCCAATATCTACAATCCGTCGCCACTTCCCGTGATCACGGCTGCGCGGAACGCGCCGCGGCGCGCGTCCGATACGACGCTCACAAGCGTCGCGGTCGCCGACACCATGTCATTCCTGAATGATGCAGTCCTGGTCACCGTGGGTGGTCGTCACCAGATGGTCAAGCAGGATGCTTTCAGCACCCTCACCGGTGCGATGACGAGCAGCTACGACGCCGCGGCGACGACGCCCCTCGCCGGCGTGGTCTTCAAGCCCTGGCAGAACGTCTCGCTCTACGCCAACTACGCCGAAGGGCTCTCCCAGGGTACCATCGTCGGACCCGGCTACAGCAATGCCGGAGCTGTGCTTGCTCCGTTCAAGTCGACGCAGCAAGAAGCTGGCGTGAAGGTCGACTGGGGCAACATCACAACGACTGCGGCGGTGTTCCAGATTGCGCGACCAAGCCAGATCCGAACGGCGTCCAACGCGTTGGCCTATGACGGCGAGCAGCGCAACCGGGGCGTGGAACTGTCCGCCTACGGCCTGTTGCTGCCCGGCCTGCGCGGCATGGCCAGTGCGACCTTTTTGCGGCCGGAGCTCACGAGCCCGACCAATCCGCTGGAGCGCGGCAACGACGCCCCCGGCGTGCCGGACAAGACATTCTCTGCCGGCCTCGACTGGGACACGCCCTGGGTCAGGGGCCTCGCGCTCAATGGACGCGTGATCTACACGTCCGGCTCATATCTCACGAGCGCCAATCTCTTGCGGTTCCCGGACTGGACTCGGGTCGACGTCGGCGCGCGTTACGCGACGTCGTTGAACGGTCGACCCGTCACGATACGCGCCAACATCGAAAATCTGTTCGACAAGCGTTACTGGCTCACGACCGGCACATTTGTGACCGCTGCGTCGCCTCGAACCTACATCGTATCTGCGGCATTCGATTTCTAA
- a CDS encoding LysR family transcriptional regulator: protein MRRHLPLNALRAFEASARLLSFTRAGLELRVTQTAISHQVKQLEEMLGASLFRRLPRGLVLTDEGLALLPVLSDALDRIGAAIDRIEAKGTREVVTVGCVTTFATGWLLQRVDGFKRAHPYLDLRLLTNNNRVDIAGDGLDLALRFGDGSWHGTEAIHLLSAPLSPVCCADAAERLRKPSDLAQEFLLRSYRAEEWPLWFAVAGAPCPKIQGPIFDSSVGMAEAAARGVGVGLVPIAMFANELASGRLRRPFAAEVPAGSYWLTWLKSREVTPGMRAFRDWLLDTLRAEVNESENGASAPRPMAKARRKIIKKRRH, encoded by the coding sequence ATGCGCCGGCACCTCCCGCTGAATGCCTTGCGTGCCTTCGAGGCATCTGCGCGGCTGTTGAGCTTCACCCGCGCGGGGCTGGAGCTGCGCGTGACGCAGACCGCGATCAGCCACCAGGTCAAGCAGCTCGAGGAGATGCTCGGCGCGAGCCTGTTCCGCCGGCTGCCGCGCGGGCTCGTGCTCACCGACGAAGGGCTTGCGCTGCTGCCGGTGCTGTCGGACGCGCTCGACCGGATCGGTGCCGCGATCGACCGCATCGAGGCCAAGGGCACGCGCGAGGTCGTCACCGTCGGCTGCGTCACGACATTTGCGACCGGGTGGCTGCTGCAACGGGTCGACGGCTTCAAGCGCGCGCATCCCTATCTCGACCTGCGCCTGCTCACCAACAACAACCGCGTCGACATCGCGGGCGACGGGCTCGACCTTGCGCTGCGCTTCGGCGACGGCTCGTGGCACGGCACCGAGGCGATCCATCTGCTGTCGGCGCCGCTGTCGCCGGTGTGCTGCGCTGACGCGGCGGAGCGGCTGCGCAAGCCGTCCGATCTGGCGCAGGAATTCCTGCTGCGCTCGTACCGCGCCGAGGAATGGCCGCTGTGGTTCGCGGTGGCCGGCGCGCCGTGTCCGAAGATCCAGGGACCGATCTTCGACAGTTCGGTCGGCATGGCCGAGGCCGCGGCGCGCGGCGTCGGCGTCGGGTTGGTGCCGATTGCGATGTTCGCGAACGAACTGGCGTCCGGCCGGCTCAGGCGGCCGTTCGCGGCCGAGGTTCCGGCGGGCTCCTATTGGCTGACCTGGCTGAAGTCGCGCGAGGTGACGCCGGGCATGCGCGCATTTCGCGACTGGCTGCTCGACACGCTGCGAGCGGAAGTGAACGAGAGCGAGAACGGCGCATCGGCTCCGCGGCCAATGGCCAAGGCGAGGCGCAAGATCATCAAGAAGCGCCGGCACTGA
- the bla gene encoding class A beta-lactamase, with amino-acid sequence MLTRRSFGLRALGLAASCTLARQSAAAGQSAAAGPGEPAQRLQQELARIELATTGRLGVAAFDMETGLRANHRGDERFPMCSTFKAMLSAAVLHRVDRGESSLDQRVQIEAKDILAYAPVTKQHVGTSMTVSELCVAVGTLSDNTAANLLLREIGGPAGLTAFFRTIGDNVSRLDRWEVELNEAVPGDPRDTTSPVAMLKNLQRVAFGDVLQPASRQRLVDWMVANKTGDARLRAGVPRDWRVGDKTGTGERGTYNDIGVFWPPGRKPIIVTVYLTGASAPMDKCNEVIANVARAVATVSTGQTG; translated from the coding sequence ATGTTGACGAGACGGAGTTTTGGATTGCGCGCGCTAGGCCTTGCGGCGTCCTGCACGCTGGCGCGGCAAAGCGCTGCGGCGGGACAGAGCGCGGCGGCGGGACCAGGCGAGCCGGCGCAGCGATTGCAGCAGGAACTTGCCCGCATCGAGCTGGCGACCACCGGCCGGCTCGGCGTCGCCGCGTTCGACATGGAGACGGGATTGCGCGCCAACCACCGTGGCGACGAGCGGTTCCCGATGTGCAGCACCTTCAAGGCGATGCTGTCAGCTGCCGTGCTCCATCGGGTCGATCGCGGCGAGTCCAGCCTGGATCAACGGGTGCAGATCGAGGCCAAAGATATCTTGGCCTACGCACCGGTCACCAAGCAGCATGTCGGAACCAGCATGACGGTGTCTGAACTCTGCGTGGCCGTCGGCACGCTCAGCGACAACACCGCCGCCAACCTGCTGCTGCGCGAGATCGGCGGACCCGCCGGCCTCACCGCCTTCTTCCGCACCATCGGCGACAATGTCAGCCGGCTCGACCGCTGGGAGGTCGAGCTGAACGAGGCCGTCCCCGGCGATCCGCGCGACACCACCAGCCCGGTCGCGATGCTGAAGAACCTGCAACGCGTGGCGTTCGGCGACGTGCTGCAACCTGCGTCGCGCCAGCGGCTGGTCGACTGGATGGTCGCCAACAAGACCGGCGACGCAAGGCTGCGCGCCGGCGTGCCCCGCGACTGGCGGGTCGGCGACAAGACCGGCACCGGCGAGCGCGGCACCTATAACGATATCGGCGTGTTCTGGCCGCCCGGCCGCAAGCCGATCATCGTGACGGTCTACCTGACCGGGGCGAGTGCGCCGATGGACAAGTGCAACGAGGTGATCGCCAATGTCGCGCGCGCCGTCGCGACTGTGAGCACCGGACAGACCGGCTAG
- a CDS encoding carbohydrate kinase has protein sequence MLLSCGDALIDFLPSRTADGREAMTPAVGGSCLNIAIGAARLDVPTGFVGGISTDTFGRMIADHAAASGVDLGRATRSDHQATLAFARVTGTETQYAFYDADTASRNWTYRREAIARDGVSCLHTGSTTLVHDQGAAETLAFIEDIRPQVTIALDPNCRPNLVKHRDAYRARMLAFCGKADIVKMSDVDFAYLFGEEAYAERADALLAAGTSLVVITRGDNGACAWHRQTGLIEVESPVVKVVDTIGAGDSFQAGLLAALHRLDRIERRGLGSISTAELTRALAFACKCAAFTCTRAGADPPRSRELPAGCW, from the coding sequence ATGCTGCTGAGTTGCGGAGATGCGCTGATCGATTTCCTGCCGTCACGGACGGCGGACGGGCGCGAGGCCATGACGCCCGCGGTCGGCGGCTCCTGCCTCAACATCGCGATCGGCGCTGCGCGGCTCGACGTGCCCACCGGCTTTGTCGGCGGCATTTCAACTGACACCTTTGGCCGGATGATCGCCGATCATGCCGCGGCCTCGGGCGTCGATCTCGGCCGCGCGACGCGCAGCGACCATCAGGCGACGCTGGCCTTTGCACGCGTCACCGGCACCGAAACGCAATACGCCTTCTACGACGCCGACACCGCATCGCGGAACTGGACCTACCGGCGCGAGGCGATCGCGCGCGACGGCGTCAGCTGCCTTCACACCGGCTCGACCACGCTGGTCCACGACCAGGGCGCCGCCGAGACGCTGGCCTTCATCGAGGATATCAGGCCGCAGGTGACGATTGCGCTCGATCCGAATTGCCGCCCGAACCTGGTCAAGCACAGGGACGCCTATCGGGCACGTATGCTGGCGTTCTGCGGCAAGGCCGACATCGTGAAGATGTCCGACGTCGACTTCGCCTATCTGTTCGGCGAGGAGGCCTATGCGGAAAGGGCGGACGCGTTGCTGGCGGCTGGTACATCGCTCGTCGTCATCACGCGCGGCGACAACGGTGCCTGCGCCTGGCATCGCCAGACCGGCCTGATCGAGGTCGAATCACCTGTCGTGAAGGTGGTGGATACGATCGGCGCCGGCGACAGCTTTCAGGCCGGGCTGCTTGCGGCATTGCATCGCCTGGACCGGATCGAGCGGCGCGGGCTGGGGAGCATCTCCACGGCCGAGCTCACGCGCGCGCTGGCCTTTGCCTGCAAATGCGCCGCCTTCACCTGCACCCGCGCCGGTGCCGATCCACCGCGCAGCCGGGAGTTGCCCGCCGGCTGCTGGTAA
- a CDS encoding FGGY-family carbohydrate kinase codes for MRQAYIGVDVGSTSARAGVFDEAGKLLGVARHPIRVWHEPGDIVEQSSDDIWAACVASVRAAMREAAVAAEQVKGIGFDATCSLVVLDRAGRPLTVSPSGDPARNVVVWMDHRAMNETEFVNATGDRVLRYVGGAISPEMEIPKILWLKRHLPATYEAAGHFFDLADYLSFRATGSLARSTCTVTCKWTYVAGEGGWSESFLKRVGLEALASDRFARIGSEIVPPGSPLGRGLSADAARDLGLMPGAAVGASLIDAHAGGVGAIGGRDGSGAEVDVCKRLAYIMGTSACIMATTVDPCFVPGVWGPYFEGMVPGFWLNEGGQSAAGAAIDHLLKSHPAHAEVSVAAKGAGIDVIEYLERRILARNGDAGAAALLARNVHVLPEFLGNRSPYADPGSRAVIAGLDLDTDVSALERLFIAGLCGLAYGLADVIDALEAHGAGGQTIVIGGGASRSPLVRQIMADTTGYTVALPQTQEPVLLGAAMLGAVASGAHKSINAAMAGMSALGRLSEPTRPQLADFHRQKRSVHRMLSQLDHDSREAMKQAPAVAPAS; via the coding sequence ATGCGGCAGGCCTATATCGGGGTGGACGTCGGGAGCACCAGCGCCCGCGCGGGCGTATTCGACGAGGCGGGGAAGCTGTTGGGCGTGGCCCGGCATCCGATCCGGGTCTGGCACGAGCCCGGCGATATCGTCGAGCAATCGTCCGATGACATCTGGGCGGCCTGCGTCGCCTCGGTGCGCGCTGCGATGCGCGAGGCCGCGGTCGCCGCGGAGCAAGTCAAGGGCATCGGCTTTGACGCCACCTGTTCGCTGGTCGTGCTCGACCGGGCAGGCCGGCCGCTCACCGTCAGCCCGTCGGGCGATCCCGCGCGCAATGTCGTGGTCTGGATGGACCACCGCGCGATGAATGAAACCGAATTCGTCAACGCGACCGGCGATCGGGTGCTGCGCTATGTCGGCGGCGCGATCTCGCCGGAGATGGAAATCCCCAAGATCCTCTGGCTGAAGCGGCATCTGCCGGCCACCTATGAGGCCGCCGGGCACTTCTTCGATCTCGCCGACTATCTCTCGTTCCGCGCCACCGGCTCGCTGGCGCGCTCGACCTGCACGGTGACCTGCAAATGGACTTATGTCGCGGGCGAGGGCGGCTGGAGCGAATCCTTCCTCAAGCGGGTCGGGCTCGAGGCGCTCGCGTCCGACCGCTTTGCCCGGATCGGCAGCGAGATCGTGCCGCCCGGCTCGCCGCTCGGCCGTGGACTGTCAGCGGATGCCGCGCGCGACCTCGGCCTGATGCCGGGAGCGGCCGTCGGTGCGTCGCTGATCGATGCCCATGCAGGTGGCGTTGGCGCGATCGGCGGCCGCGACGGGTCTGGCGCCGAGGTCGATGTCTGCAAGCGGCTCGCCTACATCATGGGAACGTCGGCCTGCATCATGGCGACGACGGTCGATCCCTGTTTCGTGCCGGGGGTCTGGGGCCCGTATTTCGAGGGCATGGTGCCGGGCTTCTGGCTCAACGAGGGCGGCCAGTCCGCCGCGGGGGCCGCGATCGATCATCTGCTGAAGTCGCATCCGGCACATGCCGAGGTTTCGGTCGCGGCGAAGGGCGCCGGCATCGACGTCATCGAATATCTCGAAAGGCGCATCCTGGCGCGCAACGGCGATGCCGGCGCCGCCGCGCTGCTGGCGCGCAATGTTCATGTGCTGCCTGAATTCCTCGGCAACCGGTCGCCCTATGCCGATCCCGGCTCGCGCGCCGTGATCGCGGGGCTCGATCTCGATACCGACGTGTCGGCGCTGGAGCGGCTGTTCATCGCCGGCCTGTGCGGCCTGGCCTATGGCCTCGCCGATGTGATCGACGCGCTCGAGGCCCACGGCGCCGGTGGCCAGACCATCGTGATCGGCGGCGGCGCCAGCCGCAGTCCTCTGGTGCGCCAGATCATGGCCGACACGACGGGTTACACGGTGGCGTTGCCGCAGACGCAAGAGCCCGTCTTGCTGGGCGCCGCGATGCTGGGTGCAGTCGCCAGCGGCGCCCACAAGTCGATCAATGCGGCGATGGCCGGCATGTCGGCGCTCGGGCGGTTGAGCGAACCGACCAGACCCCAGCTCGCCGATTTCCACCGCCAGAAGCGGAGCGTGCACAGGATGCTGAGCCAGCTCGATCACGACAGCCGCGAGGCGATGAAGCAGGCGCCCGCCGTGGCCCCGGCGAGTTGA
- a CDS encoding SDR family NAD(P)-dependent oxidoreductase translates to MYLEKFKLGGKTAIITGAGQGIGLACAEALAEAGAKVIIGDRDAKAAHDAQAELKAKGFDADIALMDVTDSGRVSAVADELVRKYGKVDILVNNAGIARSETPAETVTDEHWLNVIDVNLNGTFWCCRAFGNHMLKAKSGTIVNVGSMSGFIVNKPQEQCFYNASKAAVHHLTKSLAAEWGARGVRVNAVAPTYIETPLNAFVKNSPRMYDAWIGGTPMARMGQVDEIASVVLFLASEAASLMTGSIVLVDGGYTCW, encoded by the coding sequence ATGTATCTGGAGAAGTTCAAGCTCGGCGGCAAGACCGCCATCATCACCGGCGCCGGTCAGGGCATCGGGCTCGCCTGTGCCGAAGCGCTGGCCGAAGCCGGCGCCAAGGTCATCATCGGTGACCGCGATGCCAAGGCGGCCCATGACGCGCAGGCGGAGCTGAAGGCCAAGGGCTTTGACGCCGATATCGCGCTGATGGACGTCACCGATTCCGGCCGCGTCTCCGCGGTCGCCGACGAGCTGGTGCGCAAGTACGGCAAGGTCGACATCCTGGTCAACAATGCCGGCATCGCGCGCAGCGAGACTCCGGCGGAGACGGTGACCGACGAGCATTGGCTCAATGTCATCGACGTCAATCTGAACGGCACCTTCTGGTGCTGCCGCGCCTTCGGCAACCACATGCTGAAGGCGAAGTCGGGCACCATCGTCAATGTCGGTTCGATGTCCGGCTTCATCGTCAACAAGCCGCAGGAGCAGTGCTTCTACAACGCCTCCAAGGCGGCGGTGCACCACCTGACCAAATCGCTGGCGGCCGAATGGGGCGCGCGCGGCGTTCGCGTCAACGCGGTGGCGCCGACCTATATCGAGACCCCGCTGAATGCCTTCGTGAAGAACAGCCCACGGATGTATGACGCCTGGATCGGCGGAACTCCGATGGCCCGGATGGGGCAGGTCGACGAGATCGCCTCCGTCGTGCTGTTCCTCGCCTCCGAGGCGGCGAGCCTGATGACCGGAAGCATCGTTTTGGTCGATGGCGGCTACACTTGCTGGTAG
- a CDS encoding ABC transporter ATP-binding protein, which translates to MGQITLQGVQKSFGPVHIIKGADLDIADGSFVVFVGPSGCGKTTLLRLIAGLEDVTGGAILIDGRNVVDVPPAKRGLSMVFQSYALYPHMSVRGNIAFGLKMAGIAKDEINRKVEAAAATLNLTPYLDRKPRELSGGQRQRVAIGRAIVREPKAFLFDEPLSNLDAALRVQMRLEVTRLQKQLGTTAIYVTHDQVEAMTMADKIVVLNGGKIEQYGSPLELYEKPNNLFVAGFIGSPKMNFVTGELARQQGATTIGVRPEHLKVERDGQGGWHGTVAVAEHLGSDTFLYVDAGQLGTLTARYIGELDLHPGDKVSLIPDPARIHRFDDSGKSIHA; encoded by the coding sequence ATGGGTCAGATTACGCTGCAGGGTGTGCAAAAATCGTTCGGGCCGGTCCACATCATCAAGGGTGCCGACCTCGACATCGCCGACGGCTCCTTCGTCGTGTTCGTCGGTCCGTCCGGCTGCGGCAAGACCACGCTGCTGCGGCTGATCGCGGGGCTGGAGGACGTCACCGGCGGCGCCATCCTGATCGACGGCCGCAACGTGGTCGACGTGCCGCCGGCGAAGCGCGGGCTGTCGATGGTGTTCCAGTCCTATGCGCTCTATCCGCATATGAGCGTGCGCGGCAACATCGCCTTCGGCCTGAAGATGGCCGGCATCGCCAAGGACGAGATCAACCGCAAGGTCGAGGCCGCCGCGGCCACGCTCAACCTCACGCCCTATCTCGACCGCAAGCCGCGCGAGCTGTCGGGCGGCCAGCGCCAGCGGGTCGCGATCGGGCGCGCCATCGTGCGCGAGCCGAAGGCGTTCCTGTTCGATGAGCCGCTGTCGAATCTCGATGCCGCGCTGCGGGTGCAGATGCGGCTCGAAGTGACGCGTTTGCAGAAGCAGCTCGGCACCACGGCGATCTACGTCACCCACGACCAGGTCGAGGCGATGACGATGGCCGACAAGATCGTGGTGCTGAACGGCGGCAAGATCGAGCAATATGGTTCGCCGCTCGAACTGTACGAGAAGCCGAACAATCTGTTCGTCGCCGGCTTCATCGGCTCGCCGAAGATGAATTTCGTCACCGGCGAACTGGCCAGGCAGCAGGGCGCGACGACCATCGGCGTGCGGCCCGAACATCTGAAGGTCGAGCGCGACGGGCAGGGCGGTTGGCACGGCACGGTCGCGGTTGCCGAACATCTCGGCAGCGACACCTTCCTTTACGTCGATGCGGGGCAACTCGGGACGCTGACCGCGCGCTATATCGGCGAGCTCGACCTGCATCCCGGCGACAAGGTGTCCTTGATCCCGGATCCGGCGCGCATCCACCGGTTCGACGACAGCGGCAAATCGATCCACGCGTAG
- a CDS encoding carbohydrate ABC transporter permease produces the protein MARMVTTRRKVISTVAAWLVGFVIFFPILWMVLASFKTELEAFAIPPSFLFFHWTTENYVTVQERSDYFHHALNSIIIAGGSTLIAMLIAIPAAWSMAFSPTKRTKDILLWMLSTKMMPPVGVLVPIYLIFRTVGLLDTRTGLVFILCLGNLPIVVWMLFTYFKEIPKDILEAARMDGATIGRELIYVLTPMAVPGLASTLLLNLILAWNEAFWTLNLSTLEAAPLTVFIASYSSPEGLFWAKLSAASTLAIAPILVLGWFSQRQLVRGLTFGAVK, from the coding sequence ATGGCGCGCATGGTCACGACACGGCGCAAGGTGATCTCGACGGTGGCGGCCTGGCTGGTCGGCTTCGTGATCTTCTTCCCGATCCTCTGGATGGTGCTGGCGAGCTTCAAGACCGAGCTCGAGGCGTTCGCGATCCCGCCCTCGTTCCTGTTCTTCCACTGGACCACCGAGAACTACGTCACGGTGCAGGAGCGCAGCGACTATTTCCACCATGCGCTCAACTCGATCATCATCGCAGGCGGATCGACCCTGATCGCGATGCTGATCGCGATCCCGGCGGCGTGGTCGATGGCGTTCTCGCCGACCAAGCGGACCAAGGACATCCTGCTCTGGATGCTCTCCACCAAGATGATGCCGCCGGTCGGCGTGCTGGTGCCGATCTATCTGATCTTCCGGACCGTCGGCCTGCTCGATACGAGGACCGGACTGGTCTTCATCCTGTGCCTCGGCAACCTGCCGATCGTGGTCTGGATGCTGTTCACCTATTTCAAGGAGATCCCGAAGGACATCCTCGAAGCGGCGCGGATGGACGGCGCTACGATCGGCCGCGAGCTGATCTATGTGCTGACGCCGATGGCGGTGCCGGGGCTCGCCTCGACCTTGCTGCTCAACCTGATCCTGGCGTGGAACGAGGCGTTCTGGACACTCAACCTGTCGACGCTGGAGGCCGCGCCGCTCACCGTGTTCATCGCATCCTATTCCAGCCCGGAAGGCTTGTTCTGGGCGAAATTGTCGGCGGCGTCGACGCTCGCGATCGCGCCCATTCTCGTGCTCGGCTGGTTCAGTCAGCGGCAGCTCGTCCGCGGCCTGACCTTCGGCGCGGTCAAGTAG
- a CDS encoding carbohydrate ABC transporter permease: MATQQTQLLARTLLTPAVALLFIWMIVPLALTIYFATLHYNLLDPGSESFVGLENFRYFLTDPAFLASLQNTLVLVGSVLAITIILGVPLALLLDQQVVGLSIVRLMVIAPFFVMPTVSALVWKNLLMHPVSGLFAWIAHLFGLPAIDWFNDAPLFSVILIISWQWLPFATLILLTALQSLDEEQKEAAEMDGASAISTFIYITLPHLARPITVVILIETIFLLTVFAEIFVTTGGGPGLQTTNIAFLIYSQALIQYDVGSASAGGLVAVVLANIVAFFLVRIVGRNLEA; encoded by the coding sequence ATGGCGACCCAGCAGACCCAACTGCTTGCACGCACACTGCTCACGCCTGCGGTGGCGCTGCTGTTCATCTGGATGATCGTGCCGCTAGCGCTCACGATCTACTTCGCGACCCTGCACTACAATCTGCTCGATCCCGGCTCCGAATCCTTCGTCGGCCTGGAGAACTTCCGCTACTTCCTCACCGATCCGGCGTTCCTCGCCTCGTTGCAGAACACGCTGGTACTGGTCGGCTCGGTGCTCGCGATCACGATCATCCTCGGCGTGCCGCTGGCGCTGTTGCTCGACCAGCAGGTGGTCGGGCTGTCGATCGTCCGGCTGATGGTGATCGCGCCGTTCTTCGTGATGCCGACGGTGAGCGCGCTGGTCTGGAAGAACCTGCTGATGCATCCGGTGTCGGGCCTGTTCGCCTGGATCGCGCATCTGTTCGGGCTGCCGGCGATCGACTGGTTCAACGATGCGCCGCTGTTCTCGGTGATCCTGATCATCTCCTGGCAATGGCTGCCATTCGCGACCCTGATCCTCTTGACCGCGCTGCAATCGCTCGACGAGGAGCAGAAGGAGGCGGCCGAGATGGACGGCGCGAGCGCGATCTCGACCTTCATCTACATCACGCTGCCGCATCTGGCGCGCCCGATCACGGTGGTGATCCTGATCGAGACCATCTTCCTGCTCACGGTGTTCGCCGAAATCTTCGTCACCACCGGCGGCGGCCCAGGCCTGCAAACCACCAACATCGCCTTCCTGATCTATTCGCAGGCGCTGATCCAGTACGACGTCGGCAGCGCCTCGGCGGGCGGCCTGGTCGCGGTGGTGCTCGCCAACATCGTCGCGTTCTTCCTCGTCCGCATCGTCGGCCGCAATCTGGAGGCGTAA